From the genome of Erinaceus europaeus chromosome 1, mEriEur2.1, whole genome shotgun sequence:
aggaaccatTTAGAAGCCTTTGCAACAGGGGTCAGAGAGCCTGACTTCTATCAAGACACAGTAAAACTGTTGCTGACTGACTCCAGCTGTCACAGTAGCTATTACTGCTCAGAAAAGTGCGCTACTAGACTTTTGTACAACCCAAATAACGTTCTTACTTTTCTTTAGTTGGGTCCCAAAACACagagtgacttaaaaaaaaaaaagatttcacacacacaaaacaaaacaattcttTAGGACTTTTGTAACTTTTAGATGACTTTCTTCCACCTGGAAGGCTGCACACTGGTCTGTTTCTCCTTGGACTCCCCCAGCATTCAAGGTGTGCACCATCAGCTTGACATTTTGTGCACACTTAGCACTTTCCCAAGCAAGTATTTGTTTTCTAACAATCAGActgaatatttctctctctctctctctctctctcttgcttccagagttatcgctggggctcagtgccggcactatgaatccactggcccTGGTggtcatttaattttaattttaatttttataggtTAGGACAGACAAatcaggagaggaagggaagacagaaaaggggagaaaaagagaaacacctacagacctgcttcactgtgaagtgacccccctgcaggtggggagcccggggcttgaacaggtATCCAAAGTGCGCAGGttcctgcactttgtactatgcgcacttaacccggtgcaccaccgccctcCTGCTGCCCCCTCAActgaatatttcttaaaaaacatTAGCAACAATTTGTGCCAAGTAATTCATGAGTCATTTCATTCAACTCTCACAATAAACCCTCAGCCCTCAGGAGAGGTTTTCATTATCTTTCTCCatagtttgctttttaaaatcagGACAAAGAAGTCTAAATATCTTGCGTGACATCACATACGGTTAGTGGCAAAGCCAGGCTAGGAAGCAGATCAGAGTCAAGAGTCCACACCTTCATCACCCGCTAACCCACTTTTATGCTCCCTCCAGATAGTGGTTAATGGGTAGATAATAGTGGGTGAGGGGCATAAGTACGCATGATCAGTTGAAGACTAGTATTTGCCATTTTCTTGGTGCAACACAGAAGGTGGTGAGGCGGGACTGCTGGGCGGATTACATGCTTGCTATTGTAACTGCTGGTTCAGAAGCTGAGCTAACAGTAACATGAATATCATAAATGTAATTAAAAGTCTGTATTGATACACTTTTGGGCAAGAGCCCTTAACCTAATTTAATTCACAAGGCACTTTTGTCACTAGGGTGCCTATGGGAGGTTCTGGACATAGTTTGTGATTACATTTATCTAATTAACCAAAAACCCTCCCAAATGATACTTCTCCAACTCTAATGAGTGGTGCTAATGAAGTGGAAACCATCAAACCCACTTCACTTTAAACCTAGTTAACAGCTGATAAAGCACTGCAGAGCTCAGAATTATTGCTCTCATTAAAAGGTGATTTACAGCTGGCATGGATTTTGCCTTAGCATCTTGAGGGACTGGAAAGCAGGCCACCTGTTACTCCAGGGGCCAGGAGTTAGGGGGAGCCTTTCAGGGGGCAGTGCTTGGaagcacacattaaaaaaatttttttttgtattatctttatttatttattggatagaaacagccagaaatggagacaggaggggaaggtagagagggaaagagacagagagacacttgcagccctgcttcaccacttgcaaagcttcccccatgcaggtggggaccaggggcttgaaccccagtctttgtacattgtaacatgtgtgatcaaccaggtgtccTCCCACCTGGCCCTGGAAGCACAGTTCTTACCCTCTGGACAGGACAGCTCCTTTCTCTGATCCCACGGCTGCGACCTCCACGACAGTGGGGGTTTTCACTGAGATCCGGGCCACCGGTGGAATCTGCATTatgagaaaggggaaggaaaggtgAGGCTGTAACTATGTTCATTGTAACTGTGTAACTATGTTCACAAACTGGCTGAAGCCATCTGAAGAGGGGGATGGCTACAAGGACCCGTCACCAGATCAGACTGCCCTGGAGGGCTTGTTAAGACATGATAACTTTATCCCTGTTTCTGATGAGATCCTGGTTGGTAATCCCACTGATAATTCTTCTTATCTCTCCTAAAGGAAGTGCTAACAGCTTTAGAAACACATATGAAATGATAAGTAACTTATGCTTACCCAGGGCTAAGTCCAGAGCTTACTTATTCAATGAATGCACATGataatttgcatttttatttttaatgctttaatatttatttattttcccttttgttgcccttgttttattgttatagttattattgttgttactgatgtcatcattgttgaataggacagagagaaatggaaagggggagagaaagatagacacctgcagacttgcttcaccgcctgtgaagtgactcccctgcaagtgggaagctgggggctcgaaccaggatccttactctggtccttgcgtttggtgccatgtgtgcttaacccactgtgctaccacccggactCCCAATAATTTGCATTTGAATACATTTCTAGATGCTGCTAATGTTGCTTATTACTAGGAACCCACTTTGAAAACCACTTTCCTAGCAAAGCTTGAGACAGAGAGTGAGGAAGTCAATTTACCTGAGAACTCTATCTCCCAGCTTCATTGCCTGTGCTTGCTTGTTTGTCAAGCCCACAGAGGATTGCTTTGCCATCCTCCTCATTTCCTCTGCTATAGCTTTTCAGAGACAGTCACCCAACATGTCCTTATTTCCCACCAGTCACCCACCACAGTCCTCCAGCCTTTGGACTCAAAGCATAGGGACTTCCCATTGTAAGACAGACTGAGAGGCCAACTTCATGTGTCCAGGTAGTGGGGCAGATCCTGCCTTCCCCAGTGCTCACGTACAGCTTCACATCTTCATGTGGCTTTTCCTTCACTTTCTGGGTTGAGCCTACTGTGCGTCTTTCGAGAACACTTCTAGGAAATTTTCCCTCAGACCAGTGGCCCAAACCGATGTTTTCTCTGTTCTCATATATCCCACAGCACTGAGTGTGGAGATGGGATATGCTGCTAAACTAAGTCTGTCTTTCCACAGCTCTTTCTCTGTGTCACGTGCCTGTCTAGTCTCTTGCTACACTCCCCCCAAGAAAGGTCTCACAGTGTGTGACAGAGCCTCAGACTTAACCCCATTGATgactcttcctatctctcctaaAGTGTTTAACAGCTTTAGAAGTTTGTGTTAACAGCTTTAGAAATACTTATGAAATGATAAGTAACTTATGCTTATCCCAGGGCTCCAGAGTTTACTTAGTCAATGAACGTACATGATGCTTTGGTCATAAGGTCATCACATTCCTAGAATTGCTGGGAAATTCTAGGTAGGTCTTGCCCTGTGATTCACCACACCCTTCTCTCCCCAGCTAGCCAAAGGTGGTGGGTAGAGTTACTGTGCCACCTTGTGGCCTCTTAGAagtgtttctccccctctgtgtcaaACAGGGTGTGATGAATGGGATATATACCCACTTCCCTTTAGCTCTGGAGAAAAGGCCCTTCTCTGTTGTCCTATTAGTCTGGTTTCCTCAATGCATTTCAACATTTAGTCAGATTTAGCTGTGCAGGTTCTGATTTGTTCTCCTGAGCTGGGAAAATGGGCCTTGGATGAGTTGCAGGACCCTAGGTCACTATCTTGGGTCCAGAAGAAAGGGCCAGTCAGGCTGTCATTTATCATCTGTGTTattgtctcttctctttcccacAGCCCAAAGACTTTTCTGACAAGTCCACATCAGCATTATATCCCTTTCCAACTCACTCTAGCCTCCAACTATTCAGCTGTTCTGTTGAGAGCACTGGCTGAGTGCAGCTCAGACACTGGGAGCAGGCAATCTGCAGCTATGAGCTGCCATCTCCCCTTTGGTTTTGATCTCCTTCTGGGATAAGTTGAGGGCAGTTGTTTGATGTCACAGCTTGACAACTTTCTTTCTGTGCCAAGAGCCTGGCCAGCCTCTGCTTCCTCTGTGTAATAGTAGGTTGTGGGAGGAAGTTCTTGATCAAACAGTTGTCCTTTCCTTACATTTTCTTGGTTTTCCTATCACAGAAATAAAATCCCTGGACTAGACTTCCTTTCTGGATCAGGGGGTGAAGTACTCACATCTCTGGCCAGTGTGTTctataaaaatgtgtgtgtgtgtgtgtgtgtgtgtgtgtgtgtgtgtgccctgcATTTATGTTCAGAAGAacatgcaggtttttttttttttcagggagatACAAAAAAAGTTTGTGATACTCATTCAGATAAGGGCCAACTGCAGGCTGACAGGTAGCAAACAGTTCCTTCAGTTAAATCTTACGTGTGGAGGATCGCCTTGCCAAGGTAACACTCTCCTGGAGCaagtctcctccttctcctttttctccttctctttctcttcttccttctccttctccctctccttccctttctccctcctcttcccctccccttcatctttccctcccctttctccttccccttctccttctccttctcctcctccttctctcttcctcctcctcccttttctttttcttcctcctctcctcctccttcttttagataaagacagaaggagGCAGTGAAAGAGCACCACAGGTTCCTTCaacgtggtgggggccaggccagGGTCTCCCACAAGGCActgcagtacactatccaactgaACCATTTCACCAGCCCATGAAAAGGCATCTTCTGTGACatagtgagaaagaaagatacaggacTGGCCACTAGGATCCAGACTTGGGACAATGTGGGAGGGTAACACATGTCTAACACTGAAGGTATTGGACCTGAGTGGTAGTTTAGAAGTTTCCTCTGTTGAAGAACTGAGGtcctggagagaaaaagagcagcAGTCAGTGCTCTATCATGAGCTGCTAGGCCCCAAGGCCCAGAACTCTCAGGGCTGTTTCTCTCATGATCCCCAGGCCAGAAACAAGGAACACATAATCTCTCACCAAAGCACAGACAGAGCAAGAAGTTTAAAGTGCAACAGATACAATGAATCAGGATTATTTGACTTACCAAAGATTTCCCATATGCTCTATTCCCACACAGATTTGATGACTTGGGTTCAGAAAGCCCCACTGCAAAGTTAAAAGGAAGAGATATTACTCATGGGACTCTGTGTTCTGCCTCCTCCTGGTTCTGCATCAGTTATCTTGTTAACTAATAAGTCACATTGGGAATTTCTTttggtatcactttattgaggaaaggttgatttataggattttttttttgtcacatcaGTACAATTCCACATTTTCACATAACAGGTTTTAGTACACGTCACTCTCCACCAAACCATCCTCTTCCAACCTAGGTGCACTGGGTCTCCAGCTCTCCCTTCCCAGCTTGAatatctccctctgcctctgagcCCTACATCTAgggaattgcttttttttttttttttttaaacttttattccccttcctccccttatttctttcttgtagacacagaaagagagagagagagagagacagcagtgaAGTTTTCTTCAGTGCATTGGtggttgggtttgaacctgggtcttgtacatgacaaagcaatgaCCTGTTCTGCCACCCAAGTGAGCTACTCTGCTACCCATTGCATCTGGGGAATTTCTAAAGGCTTTTGTGCCAAGCGGCAAAATCAAGCAGCAGGATCAGGCAATGGGACAACTGCCAAGTTGGTTTCAGGGAGTAGGACAAAGGTCTAATAAAGTTATTAGCTGGTGTGGAGACCTTTACCACTGTGTTTGCATGTGGCAGGTGCTGGGAGAATGGTGCAGTGGGTGCTTCCTTCCCTCCCAAATCTTCTAAGGTCACAAGAGGTTATCAGGAGTTAAGTCTTTACAGCTAGGATCAACTATGTTCCCTGCTGCTCTTGGCCCTCTCTCTGTGCAAGAAAGCAGAGAAGAAAGACTTCCCGGACTGCAAGAAGGAAGCAGAGCCACTGGCTGCACCAGAGGCCTGTGCACAGAATCCTCTGGCTAATGCCTCTGCAGGTTTCCCCAAGCAGTCTGAAAATGGTACGTTCCTACCAGGTCTGATTTTGCTAAGCTAATTTTGGAGTCTGGGaatgctcaattttttttttcccatataaATGAATGGTAATAGCACCGCACCCTCCCAATCATTCTAATAGGAACTTCCAGACAGCAGAAAGAAAGCCTGTATTCCTGATGCCTGGTCTACTTTTGAGTGATTTCTACCCTGAAGCCTATATCTTTGTATAACCCAGTTGTTGAGCTGACGTagctggcagtgtgtgtgtgggggagaggggggtggggggcaggggggaggggggagttggcTTCAGTCCACCCTTCTCCTGGGGTAGACATTCCAGCATGAGCCTCTTCCTATTACATCATGGTATGAAGAAATAAAACATCTCTCCACCCCAAGGCAAATAACACCGCAATGTCaataaaagacacctgcagacctgcttcactgcctttgaagtgattcccttgcaggtggggagctgggggatcgaaccgggatccttatacctttccttgcattttgtgccacctgaacttaacccgctgcgctaccgcctgactcctgactttTACATTTTCTCACTGAATCCTCCCCACAACCCTAACAGGTAGCTACAATAGTTTTCACTTTCCAGATGAAGACACTGAGGTTTCAGAGATACATTATGATCACAGTGAAGCTGGGCCAGATCAGTctagggaaaggggggggggacatcgGCCTTTAGATAGTAGACAGCCAGTGAAATCATTTGGCCTGACCCTGCCAAGGCAAGTGgagcttttttcatagcaacacttagtatttatttatttatttatttatttatttatttatttatcagagcccTACTCAGTGCTAGCTTGTGAtgctggggcattgaacctgggactttggagcctcaggcatgagtctcattGCGTAGTCTATCCCCACTTGTGCTGTCCCCActctaccccaccccagagttaaTTTCTAAGAGCTGGGAAAACTTGACCGACTAGTACCCCACCTCCAATTCAGTTTGGGAGAAGTTTTCTAGGTGGAGAGGTACAGGAAGGGCAATCTTCTGAGACAGAAGTTCCAGGGAAAGGATACAATGGAATAGTCACAGGACTATGCCACTGCTCGAAAGTCACAGGAGTTGGTCTCAGGGAGGTCGCAGGTGATGGGCTCTGGAGAGCCTGGTGTCTGATCTGCAGGGCACTTGGGGTAGGGAGAATATGCTTTTATAACAGGGGGTAATAGAGGTAGATTTCTGCTGTAGGTGGATCCCCTCTGGCAGCTTCATGGAGGGAGGTGATCTAGAACTGGTGGACCAGGGTTGGCTACTCCATGCAAAGGATGAAGGGAGTCTGAGTCTCGCTGTTGACAGTGTGTGTAAAGACTGTGTGAAGCGGAGGATGGGGTGATGGAGATCATGAGGGTGTGAGGAAAAACATTCCAGCAGCTTTCTGAAAAGGTAGATAGTAACCTGAGCCTAGAAAagcaaagaggaggaaggaggaagaagagttcTGTTTAAACAAATTGATGCTGAGGTATTTAAGTACATTTTGATGCAATCAGGCAGGTAACAGCTTTTCCAGAGCCAGGAGGTGGGGTGTCCTCTACCCAAGTACCTAGGACTCTGCTCAAGACCTCATGGTAAGAGATTTTCTCACTTGGGCCTTTGCCTTTAAATGACTCCCCCAGAGCATCTTTCTCTCAAAAGAGAAGGCTACAGCATCCAGGAGCCTTCTTCTGATGCTCAGAAGAGAAACAGTCTCCCCAGTGGAAGAGGGCCTAACATGGCGGTAGGTGTGATgtgtagacacctgtcatggaaCAGTAAGCAATTTTACCCATATGATAATATCTATCTTGCAAATCACTATTCccctaagaaagaaaggaagaggaggaggaggaggaggagaggagaaggaaaaagaggtggTGGtgagagggggcaggcagtggtaaaCCCGGTTAAACACATAGCATATGCcaccaccaagcacaaggacccgggtttgagctcctgctacccacctacagggggtaagcttcacaagtggtgaagcaggactgcagctgcctatctctctctctctgtctcctcacccatctcagtttctctctgttatgtcaaataaaaatagaaagaaaaaagaaaggaaaaaatgaccaccagttgtgctggcactgagttccagcaataaccctggtggcaattagaagaagaagaagaagaagaagaagaagaagaagaagaagaagaagaagaagaagaagaagaagaaagagtctcTCAgatgaagcagactgggagtatggaccgaccagtcaacgcccatgttcagcggggaagcaattacagaagccagaccttccaccttctgcaacccacaatgaccctgggtccatgctcccagagggatagagaatgggaaagctatcaggggagggggtgggatacggagaatgggtggtaagaattgtgtggagttgtacccctcctatactatgcttttgttaatgtctcctttcttaaataatttttttcctcttttttaaatatttattttattatttatttattcccttttgttgcccttgttttttattgttgtagttattattattgttgttgtcgttgttggataggacagagagaaatggagagaggaggggaagacagagaggaggagagaaagagagacacctgcagacatgcttcaccgcctgtgaagcgactcccctgcaggtggggagctggggtttgaaccgggatccttatgccggtccttgtgctttgtgccacctgcgcttaacccgctgcgctacagcccaactcccaaataaataaattttttaaaaaagagtctctCAGATGCAGACATACATCCTCCAAGATCAGTGACAAGTCTTTCTGTGAGAGCACTGAGAGCTTCCCTCCACTCAGAAGTCCTCTTTCTCCAACCTGAAGTCTATCAGATCGGGGAAGCTGAATCAAAACCCagctcaatctttttttaaaaaaaaacctgacacaTTCTCTGCAGGAGCTGACTGTCATGTACTGAGCAGTTCTTTCCATTTCATAATTTTTTGTTCTCTTTCAGAGAGACTGATGTGGACAGCACAAGCTTCCTCAAGTCCAGAAAAAGAGATAATCACCCCCATAAACTAGACAGTTGAGAAAATATTCTCTGGTGGAAAATGTCATTAGCTAGGAAATCATGAGCCCTATGATTTAATCTCAATTCTGTTGCTAATGAGCGGGTCAGCCTTGGGTAGGTCAGTTTCTATGGTTTCAGTTTCTTCTGCTACTTGGTAGGTGGGGAGGTTATAGCTGATCAGTTGTTCTCTATTTTCAGTGTGCATAatcacctgggggtgggggaagcttatTAAAATACAGATTACTGGGTCCTACTCTGGTTTCTGATTCATTGTGTATGGGGTGTGGGATCTAAAATGTGTATTCTCAGCATATATTTCTGTGAATCTCCAGCTCTGGAGACCCCCTTTTTGAGAACCACCCATCAAACCTTCTCTAAATCCTTGCCAAATTGCCGTGTGGTCATGAATGAGTATCTTCTGGAAGGTTATTGGAAACAAAATACAGGGTTTTACTGAGTCCTATTCAGAGTCAACACAGAGACAAAATTCCCAGGTCATTCTTTTGCACACAAAAATCGAAAATCCCAACTCTAAATTCATGTTATGATTTTTAAGCAAAGACAAATactttttctccatttctatacACATatgcacccacccacccacctacctatatatagaaagagaaaaaatcctctcctcttaatttgcAAGGCAGATTGTGGTTTTCCTAATACTTTCACGCTATATACATCTAAGTCTATATAACCACTTATCTGGAGAATATAGTGTGATTTTTGTGTTCTTATACATCAGATCGTGAGAACAGTGATCAAATGAACTTGAGTGATCCAGCTAAGCTACGATGGAGAAAATAGAGAAGATGCATGGATGAAAGGATAAACTCAGCGGAATCTTACACATCAGGTCTTGTAATATATAAAATTGTCAATACCTCAAAGCTTTGAGGACATCTCAAAATGTGCATTTTGGGAGTTCAAATACGAATATGTTTAGATGTTTCCATAACAAAAATAACCCAAACCAACAATCAaaacagtaaaagactctggggtgggtgggtgggtggggagaatacaggtccatgaaaaatgatgaatgaaatagtgggggttgtattgttaaatgggaatctggggaatgttatgcatgtaaaaaaaaaaaaagaagaagaagtagaaacgcaaagcagaaattgactgagtttggagtatggcaccaaagtaagaaagcagaagtacactagagtttgcagtgagtacctccctaatacttcctctccacttttctaagctttgggtctatgattgctcaacaatttgtttggctttgtatgttaactctcttttcagtcaccaggttccaggtgtcatcaggatgccggccaggcttccctggattgaagaccccaccaatatgtcctggagctcagcttccccagagacccaccctactaggaaaagagagaggcagactgggagtatggaccgaccagtcaacgcccatgttcagcggggaaacaattacagaagccagaccttctaccttctgcaacccacaatgaccctgggtccatgctcccagagggatagagaatgggaaagctatcgggggagggggtgggatatggagattgggtggtgggaattgtgtggagttgtacccctcctaccctatggttttgttaattaatcctctcttaaataaaaaaataaataaaaaaaaacaatcaaaacaaaacaccatTTCTGATTTAATGAGCTAGACTAGACACAGGATCCTATTTAACTAATTGAGAtggaaaccattaaaaaaaaagtgcctaaggtaagacaaattaaaaaaaaaactacttcctAAGTTCTTTTTATAGATTGTTGAAATAGCCTAAGTCATTCAGAATTTAAAATGGTAAGATTATAAAATGGCATGGAACCTATGTAGTTACAGGCATGCACACTTCCTCTTAAAGAAAGAacgcaggggccgggtggtggtgcacctggttgagcacacatgttacaatgtgcaaggacccaggttcaagcccccagtccccacctgcagggggaaagcttttcgagtggtgaagcagtgctgcaggtgtctctctgtctctctccctctctattacctccttccctcttgatttctgtctctatccaataaataaagattaaaaaattttttaaaaattgaagtttttaaaaaaagaatgcaatgCTTCCTTTGATGAGTCCTGTCAGCgctcgttttatttatttattattggatagagacagagaaacattgaaaggggagggggagatagagaagagagggagagagacaggctggatggTGATGAGCCTGTAACCACATGttacacagcacaaggacccagatctgagcccagagtccccacctgcagggggaaaactttgggagtcatgaagcaatgctgcaggtgtctctctgtctctctccctatcatcccctttcctcttgatttctggctgtctctaatccataaataaataaagataataccaaaaaaataaaaataaaaaaagaaagagagacggagactcctgcagcactgcttcattacttgtgaagatttccccctacaggtggggaccaggggcttgaaccagggtccttgcgcactataatgtcagcccttaaccaggtgtgcctgctCCCTGTCCACTGCTGTTTTTCCCCCCAGAGTATAATCATGTTTCATCTCTTCTGTAGTCCTGCAAATTGCAACAAGATGGCAGAAGCCAAGCATCTTTGCTCACTACATAAATCCAAAGGGCTGGTATACAGGTGTTTGGCggtgctgctgctggtggggCCCTGAGAACAGGTGCATTCAGCGGGGGAACAGCATGTATTTGGGGAAATGTAGTCCCACCACACAGGTGCTGTGCTCACCTGGTGATGGAGAACCAGGGTCATTGTCTCCTACCTCCTGATGCCCCAAGGGTAGTTCTGGGGACTTTGGCCAGATGCACCTACCAGATCTGGTGGTGGCTTTCGCCTGGTGAGGACCCTGATGCCGCGCGTTTTGGAGCCTGCCGGACCTGCGACCTTCACCATCGCTGCGATCCTTTCGGTGAGGCAGCAGCTCCAGGGGTCGGGATGCATAGAGCTCAGATTCGATCACCACCTGCGGGAGAAGGAAGGCAGGTCGACTTGTTCCTTGCTCAGATCTCAGTGCCCACTGCCAGGACTAGGGCAGAAGCTTTGCAGATGGCCCTGGGGCTTGCCTTCTTTCTTCCAGTGAATGCCAGGGTCAGGGAGAAAATTTGGAGATGTTCATAGCAggacaggaaagagaaatggggatCACCTCAGAAAAATTTCCTTTTTTAGCTGACTTGATGCTTGGTCCTCATTTCTCGCAAACTACAGAAACCTGAGAGGGTTCTAGGCAGGATATTGGGACCACACCAGGGGATGGCGAGCTGAATAAATGACTGTGGACTTTTGACAGTTTGCTTTATTTCCTAGTCTGTAGAACACAGTCTGGGTTTGATCTTTCTGCTGGTCTTAGAACAAACTGGTCTGAGAACAGACTCTCTAGTACTCTTGTTACAGGGATAAGGTTTGGGAACTTGGAGATGGGGTGAAGGAACAAGAGTTTAatattgtattttctcttcttggGTCAGCAAACAGAAGACATGGGGCTAATCCACAGGTGTAGGGGATTGTTTCTTTTTGCAATCCATACTTCCGCTTGTTAGCTTAGGGGCCTGGCAGGGAATTAGATAAGTAGGGCCTGTGTGACTGTCATGATCTTAATCTGATGTGTTCCACAGCAATGTTCTAGCCCAGTGACCCTGGGAGGCAGTACAGTGGATAATGtgttggaacctcaagcatgaggtcatgggtttgattctcagcattgcatgtgctagattCCCTCCACTCTAGCtcatcaattaaaaataataaaaaaaaagacatgttctAGTCCAACTTCCTACTTTCACACATGAAGCGAAGAATAGCTGAATCTTAAAGCTCCCAACAATAAAGGGCAGAGCCAGCCTGAGGCTCATGGTTTCACAGTCTTAAGTGAATGCTCTTTTTAAGAGTCACAGAAGTGTCATGTCTAGATAAGACTTTTCAAGTTCACTTGATGGTTCAGTGTATTTTGAAAAACCAGATCACCACACAAATTCCTGCTCTACAAGGCTGAGATCTGGGAAGAATGAGCCTAACAATTTTGAGAAAGCTATGAGATAAGGGACAGTGTGTAACTATGTCCTGTGACTAATATAATTAGTAGAGAAATGTAATTTCAGAGGAGTCCAGAGAGGCAGACTCTAATACTAAGGGTTGTTCAgagacaaaatatatttttggcAAAGAGGGAGCCTGGCGTCTACATGGGAGCCCAAGAGGTAAGAAGAGACATAAGAATTTCAGGCCaaaacatataaacaaataaaacaaatgctttaaacatttttatactACAGCAGTTGAAAATATGAATGATTTTCTCTGACAAGGTCGTAGATACAGGTCCAAGTCTTATTTTCTAACACTAAAATACCATTCCCGCCTGAGAACCAGAACTTAAACTTAGTCAGCTGGACATACCTACATTCTATAGCT
Proteins encoded in this window:
- the VXN gene encoding vexin, translating into MHQIYSCSDENIEVFTTVIPSQVSSPTRRRVKSSQHLLTKNVVIESELYASRPLELLPHRKDRSDGEGRRSGRLQNARHQGPHQAKATTRSVGLSEPKSSNLCGNRAYGKSLIPPVARISVKTPTVVEVAAVGSEKGAVLSRGSRHLKKITEDYPALPQGAEASLPLTGSASCGMPNILRKMWTRHKKKSEYVGATNSAFEAD